One Elaeis guineensis isolate ETL-2024a chromosome 10, EG11, whole genome shotgun sequence genomic window carries:
- the LOC140851970 gene encoding uncharacterized protein, with translation MEEGARAEIAPHPPTLVDDGEINDWSKEDDEPMEEVRPPAAATDDKLAPSPAEDVKVIQSNFQSLQLETKVKDKEAVATEEVEDLDEKEENKKRHLNVVFIGHVGM, from the exons ATGGAGGAAGGAGCGAGAGCGGAGATCGCCCCCCACCCTCCCACCCTCGTCGACGACGGCGAGATCAATGACTGGAGCAAGGAGGACGACGAGCCCATGGAGGAGGTTCGACCCCCCGCCGCTGCCACCGATGATAAGCTAGCGCCTTCTCCCGCTGAAG atgTCAAAGTGATTCAGTCAAACTTTCAGTCCTTGCAGTTGGAGACAAAAG TGAAAGATAAGGAGGCAGTTGCAACTGAGGAAGTTGAAGACCtggatgaaaaggaagaaaacaagAAGCGACACCTAAATGTTGTTTTCATCGGTCATGTTGGTATGTGA